The following nucleotide sequence is from Siniperca chuatsi isolate FFG_IHB_CAS linkage group LG2, ASM2008510v1, whole genome shotgun sequence.
ACAAGACCATCAGGGAAATATGTATCCCAAGGGGAGGACAACATGTGTCATCCAATGCCACGAGTAGGCAGCCTTTCATTTTAACCAAGAGTATACCAAATGATTCCATTCATTATTTCATTCTGTTTGTGTGGATTGAAAACATACTCTTGGCACCCAATGGCATGAGTGCCCTTCATCTACTCCTTCATTGTCAAATGTGCCaaacctcctctccaccctctctTCTTATGATACCAAccatctatctctctctctctctctctgactcatTCCCTCAAATGGGAACCACTCCTCCACCCAGCAGAGAGATTACAGGCTGGAACAGATGAGATGAAGCGCACAGCAGTGCTGAGATATGGACCTACAGtccacagcagacagagaaggGGAGGATGACATTGTGCTTATGTGTGTCAAAGTTTTATGCCAGACCTCACTACAGGTTTCTTACAATCATATGGAAAATACAGTGACTGTAAGAGCGATCATTAACAGATATTCACACAAAGCCAGAATAGTTTCAGAAGCCAAACAAAAAGCCAGCACGGTGAGTGTCCTTGCCGCCACGTCCTTGCAGGAGCAGTCAAACCAACTGATTAATGATCCAGGAGTAAGAAATACACACAATGGCGAGCAGGTACTTTGGGAATCAATTCATCACACTTTATTTTGTGTGACCCCAGCTGATGTAGTGGCTAGAGAGCAGCACAGCCCACTCTCAGCACAAATGTATGAGTGTAGtatagaacacacacacacacataatggcCTTACCAGATGACAAGTCTACTACTAAGAAATCAGAACCATCATTTATACAGGGGGTATGAGTGTGATTGAGGAGAGACTGAGGGAAAGTaagtgtgaatgaatgtgtgtgtgtgtgtgtgtgtgtgtgtgtgtgtgtgtgtgtgtgtgtgtatacaaatTATAAGGATGCAGTTTGATTATCAGGAAGGTTTGCCTTTCTCTTTTACTTACAATTCTTCATTTACACTGGATGTAATTGAACCAAATAAAGCATCAGACTGCAGCACAACAGGATGAAGGACATGTTTGGGTTATCCCATGCTATGTTTAGACATACTGAGGATGCTTCATTAAGAGTGGGGTCACTATGCCATCCCTCTAAAGGCCTGCAGGTGCTGGTTGAACTGGTCAGCACTTTCTTTGGCTGTACGAAGCTGCTTTTCACACCACTGAACCAGAGCCTGCTGCAACATCTCCACACGCACACCCTGGAACCGCGCAATCTGGAAGAAATAATACATCCAGTACATGGGTGTCAACAAACAGGATGTTACGCAATACCCTTGCGATGGGTAAGGCATGTGGAAGCAGAGAATCCAGttttaaatgtgatgttttacCTCCTGTTTAGCCACTCCACAAATGTGATCAAACTCCGTCTCTGCTGctttcttcacctcctccatctgATGAATATGAAGAGCATCATCATTATATACTTGGTCTTCATCAGAGTGAATATACAGATTGTACTTGCATCTAATGTCTTCTGATCTCTTAGTGGTCTATCCTCTACTACTGAACCATTTCAGCAGAACGTTAATGACACCTGCTGGTCACAAGAATGCATGTACAGCTGATCTAGCAGTGCGTTCTTGTAATACATGGGTAGAGACACTCACAGCAGCCTTCTTTACAGGTTTGGCCTTCTCTGCATTCCTTATGGCAGTCTCTAACTCTACTAGTTTACAGGTTCTCCTGAAGAGCATTTCCTGCATTGGACATAATAATCATGTTACACAGTAACATGTAGATGGAGAGACAACACACATAAGTTGAACATGAAATGACTTTAGAAATAGAAGACACACCTTTTCTGCCTCCTGGTAGCGTGACTCCAGGTCCAAGCCTAGCCCAAGAGTGCTCACATTGTTCTCAGCAACATTTGTCATATTGTTCTGTGCAGAACATTATGTGCAGATTATTTGGCAAAGCATTGTGATGTAAACCTGTTCCTATTAAAAAGGACAAACAACTTACCCTCATAGAATGAAAGACTTCTGATAATTTCACGCAAGCCCTGTAAGAAGAAGTGCTGTCAGTTTGTCTACATTCTTTCCCCATCATACTAATTTATTGTAACTTGTACGCAATGTTCAGAGGCATTAACTTTAAGTGCATGTGATATTGGCCTGGGAGCAATACTATTATTGTCTCACTTAGAGAAAGCCTGTTTGTCAGGATCCTCCCCTGGATCCACACAGAGATGCAGAGCAGCtgagaagtgcccacaggccaCTGCTATTTCTAAATAGAACAGGGAACACACACTAACATCACACTTGGGACTAAAACAATTTGCGTTGTAATGTGGATGAACACTAATATACTACATATCCTCCTATAAGTATCAACTGTTGAATCTGAACACACATAAACCCCAACTAACACCAACTTATGAGCCTTTTTGTCTGTTCTCCAAAACTTTAAATGAAAGGGTATTTTGTGAAAGCAGCAGTTTTCTTACTTTGCTCAGTTACCACCACATCTAGGAATCtctgcaagaaaaacaaaagctcaTAGGTTCAAAAGTCAAACAGGACAGTGTCTCTGGCTgtgtgagagaagaaaaaagggagaaggACAAACACTCAGACAAAAACCCAACAGGTGACTGGCTCACCTCAGCTGCAGTCTTTGTACAGCCAGTTAAAACAAGGTTATGATCACGTTCACTTTGAAAGAACTCATCCACATCCTGCGGACACAGACATTATGGCATTAAAACCGAACATACAGATGTAGAGGCTATaaattctgtttgtttctgttgagtacATTTCTGTTTGAGTCCCAGTTGTGTACCTTATGGCCTTCTTTCCTCATCTCTTCCACAGCTTGACTCAGCcggttgaaaatgtttttcctt
It contains:
- the si:dkey-28n18.9 gene encoding sorting nexin-6 isoform X2 produces the protein MMEEVKEVISTLSVHGHNIKVTEVLKDGDTLTFLIVSQKFPPLPAKAQVNASAKVMKQLGFLGLGEWQPYCKALENFLRQIAAHSILSKSKAVEIFLTSSDPPGRQRARKNIFNRLSQAVEEMRKEGHKDVDEFFQSERDHNLVLTGCTKTAAERFLDVVVTEQKIAVACGHFSAALHLCVDPGEDPDKQAFSKACVKLSEVFHSMRNNMTNVAENNVSTLGLGLDLESRYQEAEKEMLFRRTCKLVELETAIRNAEKAKPVKKAAMEEVKKAAETEFDHICGVAKQEIARFQGVRVEMLQQALVQWCEKQLRTAKESADQFNQHLQAFRGMA
- the si:dkey-28n18.9 gene encoding sorting nexin-6 isoform X1, which encodes MMEEVKEVISTLSVHGHNIKVTEVLKDGDTLTFLIVSQKLSGTGEYHVDRTYDDFEWLQQHLFSQEDVPGIQGVIFPPLPAKAQVNASAKVMKQLGFLGLGEWQPYCKALENFLRQIAAHSILSKSKAVEIFLTSSDPPGRQRARKNIFNRLSQAVEEMRKEGHKDVDEFFQSERDHNLVLTGCTKTAAERFLDVVVTEQKIAVACGHFSAALHLCVDPGEDPDKQAFSKACVKLSEVFHSMRNNMTNVAENNVSTLGLGLDLESRYQEAEKEMLFRRTCKLVELETAIRNAEKAKPVKKAAMEEVKKAAETEFDHICGVAKQEIARFQGVRVEMLQQALVQWCEKQLRTAKESADQFNQHLQAFRGMA